DNA from Hwangdonia lutea:
TATAGATACCCAAACCAAAGAAAAATTAACGTTTTATGCGAAGGTTATTTTTTGTTGTGCCTCTACGGTGGCGTCAACGAGTATTCTGCTTCAATCGAAATCCAAAAGATTTCCAAATGGGTTAGGCAACGATAGCGGCGAACTGGGGCACAATTTAATGGATCATCATTTTAGAGTGGGTGCTACCGCAGATTACGATGGTTTTAAAGATGTAACTTTTGTTGACAATAGACCGGCAAGTTTCCATATTCCTCGATTTCAAAACTTGGGAGACAAGGCGACTAAAAAGGATTATTTGCGAGGTTATTTTTTTCAAGGAACAGCAACTAGGGGCGATTGGCGTCGTGCTATAATGGAACTCAGTTATGGGCTTGATTTAAAAGAAACCCTTAAAAAACAAGGCCCATGGCAAGTTGGTATGACGGGGTTTGGCGAATGTTTGCCGTATCACGAGAACAAATTAACGCTCGACTATAACAAAACAGACGCGTGGGGATTGCCCACCGTAACCTTTGACTGCGAGTTTAAGGAAAACGAAAAATTAATGCGGGCACACATGCAGTCCGAAGCCGTAGAAATGCTAACCAAAGCAGGGTTTAAAAATGTAAAAGGATACGATGGAGCTTTTGCGCCTGGGCATGCCATTCACGAAATGGGAACCGCCAGAATGGGAAAAGATGCAAAAACATCGGTATTGAATAAATACAATCAAATTCATGCCGTACCCAATGTTTATGTTACCGATGGTTCTTGTATGACCTCTTCAGCAAGTCAAAACCCGTCATTAACCTATATGGCATTAACCGCTAGGGCAGCGCATCACGCCATAGCCGAATTTAAAAGCGGTAAATTTTAAGGATATGGATAGAAGAAAAGCAATAAAAAACATAGCACTGGCTTTTGGCTGTACCGTGGCAACGCCAACTTTACTGAATGTTGTAACGGCCTGTACCGATAACTCGGTTTCCACAAATTATTTGTTTTTATCTAAAAGTGAAGCGGAATTGGTTGAGCGTTTAACAGAAACCATTATGCCTAAAATGTATTTTCCGTTAGTAGAAACAATGAATCTCACCGTGTTTTTAGACCAGATGTTTTACCACACCGAAAACGATAAGAGCAAAGAAAACTTCCGAAAAGGCAGTAAAGCATTCGAAAATGAACTATCGCTTAATCACAATAAAAAAGTAAATAAAATTAGTAACGAAGACTTTATAGCAACGTTTAAAACATATTTTAATCCTGAAAAAGAAGATGCTGTTTTCAATTTATTAAACGATGATTTTAATGAGCTAAGTCCCGATAAAAAAACGGACTTTAGCATGTATACCTTTTTAACTAAAGTGCGTAATTATTGCTTGTTTGGGTATGCAACTTCTGAAGCTTTTTCAAGTGAAACTAATTTTTACACCACATAGATCATTTAAAATGAAAAAACTAAATCTTATTCTGCTAATAATTCTAGCAACACTAACACTTTATGGGTGTCCAAAAAACATTCAAAAAACAAAGGATAACACTTCAGGAGTTGATTTAAAAAACACTGCAAAACCGGATAACGAATGGAAAGACCAAGCCAATAAACTAAATGTGGTGTATTGGGTGCCAAAAGGCGTGGATACCGTTCCTGGGTATTCTAAAAGAATAAGCGATATCCTCTTGAATTTCCAAGCGTATTGTGCCGATTATATGGAAAAAGAAGGCTTTGGAAGAATGTCTTTTGGATTGGATTTAAAAGATAACAACCAAGTGAATATAATAACCATACATTCGGAAAATGGCAAAGAAACTTACCCGTATAGAGGCGGAGGCTCTGTTATAAACAAAGAGTTGCAAGCGTATTTTTTAGAAAATCCTGATAAAAAACACAGCGAACATACTTTAGTTATTCTACCGTCTATATCCGGAGACCCATTAAATCCCGGTGGGGTGCCTTTTTATGGCTTGGGTACGTTTTGTTATGCACTAGATTACCCAGAAATGAAACTAGAGCATCTGGGAACATCCGGCAAATATGGCGCATTGGCAACCAAATGGATTGGCGGCTTGTACCACGAATTGGGCCATGGCTTAAACGCACCGCACAATAAAGAAAAAAAGAGTGAAAAAGATTTAAAAGGTACAGCTTTAATGGGCGCCGGTAATTACACTTATGGTAAATCGCCTACTTTTATTACAGGAGCTACAGCGGCGACATTTGCAAACAGTCAAGCGTTTAGTAACCAAGTTCGATCAGACTGGTATGGCCCTACTAAAAACAAACTGACACAGTTAAAAGGTAAAGTTGAAGGTGGAAAAATTATTATTTCCGGTAATTTTGAAAGTGATGTGCCCGTTACAGACATTGTGATTTGGCACGACCCTTACCCAGCGGGAGGCAATAAAGATTATGATGCACCAGCGTGGAACGTAAAACCTATTGGTACAGATAGTTTATATGTGGAAAACGCATTATCCGAATTTTTTAAATTAGAAGGCGAATATCAACTCAGAATTCGGTTTTACCACGAAAACGGAACGCAAAACACCTACAGTTATGAGTATGCATTTGAAAATGGTATTCCAAAAATCGAGGTAATTAACAGCAAAAAAATAATAAACCCCACAAACTGGAAAATTATAGAGGCAAGCAGTCAAGAAAACGATGGTTTAGCTAGTAATATTTTGGATGGTTACCAAAATACCTTTTGGCATACCGAATATAGAAACAACCTACCTAATTATCCGCATTATTTTGTTTTAGACAGAAATGAAACCACGGCCTTAAATGGTTTTGTTTTTGGCAATCGGGACAATTTAAACGGCGTAATAAAAAACCTTGAAGTTTGGGGCAGTAACACCAATAGTAACTGGAAAAAAATAGGTGATTACAGCTTGAAAAGACAACAAAACTATCAATTTATAGATTTGCCAAAAAACACTACTTATAGGTATTTTAAAATAAAAATTAATAACGGCCATGGCGATTTTAAATACACGCATTTAGCCGTTTTAGCTACTTATTAATCAAGTCGTGTAAAACTTAAACATATTTAAGAAGCTGTTTGAAAAAACTTTTGAATTTAATTAGTCAGGTTGAGCCTGTCGAAACCGATATTGGTTATCAATACGTTAAAACATTTCGACAAAGCCTGTGCTGATTGCCGTTGAAGTACTCAATATGGTATAAAATTAGGCTTTTCAGACAGCTTCTTTTATATGCCCATTAATAATAAGAATTTATGCAACTTACCACACCTGTTTTGCAGTTTGCCCGAAACTGGTTTTTTAAAACTAACCGTTACCGTTCTTTTGTGGTCTAAACAAGTGAATTTATCATTATGAAAAAGCTAATACTCCTTATTCTTATTTTAATAATTACACCTTTTTTGATTACGTCGGAAAAATCAATAAATGAAAAAGCCATAAAAATCAGTGTACATAATTCAAAACTCCCTGAAACTGCAAATTGGGAATATGTAAAAATGAAAGTGTTTGATGTAAATGGAAAACTTGAAAAAGGATATGATAAACCCGTACAAATTAATTTAGATAGATCTGCAACTCATAATGACAGTATAATTGTAAGTAATTTTTTTTGATGAACTTAAATCCCTTATACCAAATATTAAAATTGGATTTGATTTCCCTCCAGAAATAAGCCCTCCTTTTCATTACATAAAACTCAGTTTTAAAAATGATTCAATTCAATATGAGCGATTTTTAACAAAAAAAAGATATTTAGATGGAAATACCGTAGGAAGAACATCACCAGGTTTTATAACTTCTTCAGATGGAAGTAAACACTCTTTTTTAAATTTTGAGTTTAATGAAGAAACTACTGATGAAAAAAGTGAAATGTCTATCCAACAAGAATTATTAAAAACAATGTTTTTAACTGAAAACATGAAAGAGTTTTTTAGTGAGTTTCCTGTTCAAGCGTTTAATGATATAAATAATTTAGACTATGGCTTTATAGGTAAGTTTGATAAATTTTTACTTCAAAAAGTCTATGCTGATGATTTTATTAGCCAATTTGAAGATTATTTATACACCCATTACCCATGGCAATATGCCTATTCTTTTTTGAGTAAAGAAAAAATGAAGATGCTTGCAATAAGTATTGTTACAGCACTAGGGATTATTGTTTTTATTTTACTATTTAGTTTTTTTCAAAACAGAAAATTTAAACACGCGTATTTAAGCTACTTGTTTCCAATTGTACTTATTGCTTTACATATTATAAACCTTAAATGGATTTATGAATATTTAACTATTTTGAATAGTCCAATTACTTGGAGTGGAAGTATCATTTTTGGTTTTTTATTTATTGGAATTTTAGCAATCATCAGCGCAACACTTCTTTATTTTTTAGAAAAAATATTCCTTAAACTAAGGTTTAATTTTTCTTTTCAATTACTGTTAAAAGTGGTGTTTACTTTTGCAGCGTTTAACTTACCTCTATTAGTTTTTATATTTTTAGTTGATAGTAACATCAAACCAGATAATTTAGATTTTTTGGAGTCTTATTTCCCGTGGTTTATCATTTCTATATTTTTAGCTTTGGGTAGAGGCTTACTCATTTACCTCAACCACATTTCCCAATCTTTGGTAAACGAAAAAGACGTAGAACTAAGCCGGTTAAAAGAAGCAAACACCCAATCGGAATTAAAATTATTACAATCGCACATCAATCCGCATTTTTTGTACAATGCCTTAAATTCCATTGCAGGTTTGGCGTATAAAAGCGCTGAGAAAACAGAAAAAATGGCCTTGTCTTTATCCAATTTGTTTCGGTATTCCATCAATAAAAAAGGGCAACAAATGAGTACCGTAAAGGATGAAGTTTTAATGGTACAAAATTATTTAGAGATAGAGAAAATTCGCTTTGGTGAGCGTTTAAAGTTTATTTTAGAGGTTGATAAAACGCTGGAAAATGAAGCAATACCCATGTATATTTTACAACCTTTGGTTGAAAACGCCATAAAACACGGTGTGTCTCAAGTTAGAGGCGAAGGCCTTATTGTATTGGAGATTAAACAGGAAGACGACAATTTATTAATTCGAGTTATCGATAACGGTCCTGATTTTTCAACTGGATTGGTAAGTGGCCACGGCTTGCAAACGGTTTACGATTTATTGCGTTTAAGTTATGGCGACAAAGCTACTTTACATTGGGAAAATGCTCCTGTAAAACATATTTCAATTTCAATACCAAAATTGTATCAAAATGCAAAAAATATACAAAACCATTATTATTGACGATGAGCCACCAGCACGGGAGCGCTTGCTAAAATTGTTAAAAAATTTCCCGGACACCTTTCAAGTCATCGCCCTTGCCGAAGATGCTATTGACGCTCAAGAAAAAATTGAAGTGCTAAAGCCAGACCTTATTTTCTTGGATATTGAAATGCCAGAAGTATCGGGTTTTGATTTGTTAAAGCGTTTAAAAACCATTCCAATCGTTATTTTTTGTACGGCTTACGATCAGTATTCCTTAAAAGCGTTCGACACCAATAGCATCGAATATTTATTAAAACCAGTCAGTTTAGAGCGTTTGCAACAATCGGTTAACAAATTAAATCTGTTTGGCAACAATACAACCTCGCAAAATGTTTTGGCTTTATTAGAGGAATTAACGTCTAAATAGGAAGCTAAAAAAACGACCTCAATTACAGTTAAAAAAGGCGATACACTCATTATTATAAAACTAGAAGATATCAGTTATTTTAAAGCCGATGACCGTTATGTGGCTTTATATACTAAAGACGAGAAATATTTAATAGAGGAACCCTTATCGCAACTAGAGCAAAAATTACCCGAGTATTTTTTAAGAGTGCACAAAGGCGTTATTATAAATACGGAGTTTGTAAAAAACGTTCAAAAATATTTTAATAGCAGATTTATTATCACCTTAAAAGATTCAACAGCTATTACCACAGGCAGAAGTTATAATGATGCTGTAAAACGTTGGATGAATTTGTAATATTACCTTAAAATCAACCCAAAAAATTTAACACGATTAGCTCATCACACTGAACTTGTTTCAGGGGTCAGATATAACAAATAGCGTAGTTTTTCCACGAATACTCCAATAAAACCCAAAATAGTTATTCGTCTTTCTTGGCATTTTAAAACCTTTAACAGCATACTTTTCCGTTTAATAATAATTCCAATATTGTTATCGAAAAAGATGGTGTTTATTTTTTCCAAACGGTAAAAATATGCTGCTTCAAGATTCAACTAAACTAATTCAAAAACTTATTTATTATGGTTCTAATATCTTTTCTGCTAGCTTTATTATCTAAGGCAAATAAATGTTGATGCAGCATCTTGCCATCTACTTTGCTTTTTAATTTAACTTCTTTGTTTTCAGCAAAAACGTTATCCCATTCCTGTCTTACTTTTTTCCACACTTTATTGTTTTCTTTCCACCAATCTCGGGCTACTTTACATTTTTCATCGGCTACTTTTGTGTAAATATTGTAGCCTTTTTCTTGGGCTAAAAGTGCATCATCTTTACCCGATTCCCTTATAATTTTGTCGTTATCTTGTTCGTGTAGCCAACCGTAATCTGTGAGTTTTACGGTATTCCCTCTTGCCATGATGTTGTAATCACTTCTTTTTGAATATTCACGTCTGGGCAGCGGTGCATCGGTTTTGTTTTGCCAAAAGCGTTTTCCATCAACATGAACCCAAGTAGCGGAACCAGAATATCGTGGGCTATCATCTACTTGATATACTTTTTGTGCCCATTGCCCTTTTACATGCTCTTTTGGAAGCTCTTTAACGCGCCATGTGTTTTTAGCTGTGTAATCAAATACATTTTGGTTTTGAAACTGCCAATCTTGTCGCCAATGTTTTATAACCATGGTATCGTTTACAACCAACAAGTGTTGTATGCTTATTTCATCATCTTTATCGGTTATTAATTCTGCCCATTCTAAGGCGTGCGCTCTGTAATCGTAGGCTTTTTCGTAGGCAATATTCGGTGAAAATGTTTCGGCATATTTAAACTTTATTTCATAGCAACCGCACATATCTTTTATCGCTTTTTGGTCTTTTTCTTTTTTGGTTTGTCCATATGTTACTAGAGAAAATGTTAAAAGTAATAATGGTAAAAGTGTTAATCGTTTCATTTTAAATGGTTTGTTTTTTATGATTAAAAAAAATTGAAAAATTATTTATTCTTATTTAGACTGAATAAAAATAACCTATATATTTGCGACAAATTTAATCAAGAATGATTCTAAATAAAAAATATTTTTGCATTTATTTTTCGCTTTTTTTTCTCAGTTATTCGGTTTCCCAAGAATCGACAAACCTTTTAAACGATTCAACTAAAACTGAAAATTTAGACGAGGTTATTATTACGGCTACACGAACCATTAGGCAGTTATCGTCGTTACCGATGCCGGCTCAAATCGTTTCGAAAAAAGATATAAAGCGTTCTAACTCCATACGGTTAAGCGATATTTTAAACGAGCAAACCGGACTGATTACCGTACCGGATTTTGACGGCGGCGAAGGGATTCAGCTCCAAGGTTTAGACGCGCAATACACCTTAATTATGGTTGATGGAGTACCGCTTGTGGGTCGATCGGCTGGTACTTTAGACCTTAGTAGAATTACCGTTGGGAACATTAAACAAATAGAAATCGTTAAAGGCGCATCGTCTAGTTTGTACGGTAGCGATGCGCTTGGTGGTGTTATAAATATTATTACCGACACACCAAAAACAGGATTTAAAGGCGCTGTAAATTATAGAATGGGCACGTTTAATACCAACGATTTAAGCACCACGATTAATTATAAAAACAAGAAACTTAAAGCGGGTGTTTTTTTTAATAGATACCGTAGCGACGGCTACGATTTGAATAAAAATGATGATTTAAACACGGTTGAACCATTTGAAAATTACACATTAAATGCCAAAATAACTTATAATTTTTCTGAGGCGACCAACCTATTTATCTCGACTAAATATTTTACCCAGAATCAAGATTACAAGGCATCATCAACCTTAAAAGGCGAAAGCGATATTAACGAATGGAGTTCACATTTAAAATTAAGCCATACCTATTCTGAAAAATGGAGCAGTTATTTTGAATTTTATACCACACAGTATAAGGCAAAAGATTTTTTAGATGACGAAAACGGCAGCAGATTTAGCGATAGTTACTACAATCAATTATTAATACGTCCTGAAATTCGAGGCACTTATAAGCTAAACGATGCTCATAACTTTATTGGCGGGTTGGGGCTTAATCACGAAACTTTAAATAGAACCGATTTTACGGCGCAACCCGAGTTTAATTCGCCATACGTTTACCTACAATATGATGGCGATTTAACCAAAAAAATCAACCTTATTTTGGGCGCACGTTTTGATAGTCATAACAAATACAAATCGCAGTTTAGCCCAAAGGTAGCGATGCGCTATGAGATAAGCGATAAGTTTGCTGTAAAAAGTTCGGTGGGTTACGGTTTTAAGGCACCAGATTTTAGGCAGCTGTATTTTAATTTTACCAATGCCACGGTTGGTTACACAATTTTAGGATACAATGCTGTTTCTACAACCATTCCCGAGTTAGAATCGCAAGGAGAAATAGCAAATATTATAGTTCCTATTTCAGAATTTGAAGCCGAATTGCATCCAGAAAATTCCATAAGCATCAATGTGGGGCTTGATTATAAATTATCGGCTGCCATTAAATTGGAAATGAATCTGTTTAGAAATCATATTGACGATTTAATTGATACCCGTGTTATTGCAACTAAAACCAACGGGCAAAATGTATTTAGCTATTACAATGTTAATCAGGTTTATACACAAGGATTGGAATTTAATACCACTTGGAAACCCGGAAATCAAATTAAAATATCGGGCGGTTACCAATTATTATTTGCCAAAGATAAAACGGCCGAAAAAGCTTTTAAAAACGGACAGGTTTTTGCCCGAGCAAATCCCAGTTCGCCATCGTTTCAACTTAAAAAACAGGATTATTTTGGGTTGTACAATCGCTCGCGGCACATGGCCAACTTAAAGCTGTTTTATAATATTCCTCAATGGGATTTAGATACCAATATTAGAGGAACATATCGAAGTAAATACGGCTTGTTCGACACCAACGGAAACACCTATTTAGATGCTTATGACGATTTTGTTG
Protein-coding regions in this window:
- a CDS encoding GMC family oxidoreductase, which produces MPYSNTNNTFDAIVIGTGISGGWAAKELCEGGLKTLVLEKGRNVAHIDDYHTATKETWELEFRGKPSLEDQKNQHKQARAGYVTNQATKHWFVNDLKHPYNETKRFDWIRGHHVGGRSLTWGRQALRLSDLDFNANKLDGYGVDWPIRYKDIESWYTYVEKYIGVCGEKLGLPQLPDGYFSPPMALNVVEKEFKSQIHKHYTNRTLTIGRFANITGDETYEGRHNCAYRNKCMRGCPLGGYFSSNASTLPAAERTGNMTLRPYSNAYEIVYDERSKKAIGVKIIDTQTKEKLTFYAKVIFCCASTVASTSILLQSKSKRFPNGLGNDSGELGHNLMDHHFRVGATADYDGFKDVTFVDNRPASFHIPRFQNLGDKATKKDYLRGYFFQGTATRGDWRRAIMELSYGLDLKETLKKQGPWQVGMTGFGECLPYHENKLTLDYNKTDAWGLPTVTFDCEFKENEKLMRAHMQSEAVEMLTKAGFKNVKGYDGAFAPGHAIHEMGTARMGKDAKTSVLNKYNQIHAVPNVYVTDGSCMTSSASQNPSLTYMALTARAAHHAIAEFKSGKF
- a CDS encoding gluconate 2-dehydrogenase subunit 3 family protein — its product is MDRRKAIKNIALAFGCTVATPTLLNVVTACTDNSVSTNYLFLSKSEAELVERLTETIMPKMYFPLVETMNLTVFLDQMFYHTENDKSKENFRKGSKAFENELSLNHNKKVNKISNEDFIATFKTYFNPEKEDAVFNLLNDDFNELSPDKKTDFSMYTFLTKVRNYCLFGYATSEAFSSETNFYTT
- a CDS encoding discoidin domain-containing protein yields the protein MKKLNLILLIILATLTLYGCPKNIQKTKDNTSGVDLKNTAKPDNEWKDQANKLNVVYWVPKGVDTVPGYSKRISDILLNFQAYCADYMEKEGFGRMSFGLDLKDNNQVNIITIHSENGKETYPYRGGGSVINKELQAYFLENPDKKHSEHTLVILPSISGDPLNPGGVPFYGLGTFCYALDYPEMKLEHLGTSGKYGALATKWIGGLYHELGHGLNAPHNKEKKSEKDLKGTALMGAGNYTYGKSPTFITGATAATFANSQAFSNQVRSDWYGPTKNKLTQLKGKVEGGKIIISGNFESDVPVTDIVIWHDPYPAGGNKDYDAPAWNVKPIGTDSLYVENALSEFFKLEGEYQLRIRFYHENGTQNTYSYEYAFENGIPKIEVINSKKIINPTNWKIIEASSQENDGLASNILDGYQNTFWHTEYRNNLPNYPHYFVLDRNETTALNGFVFGNRDNLNGVIKNLEVWGSNTNSNWKKIGDYSLKRQQNYQFIDLPKNTTYRYFKIKINNGHGDFKYTHLAVLATY
- a CDS encoding sensor histidine kinase produces the protein MSIQQELLKTMFLTENMKEFFSEFPVQAFNDINNLDYGFIGKFDKFLLQKVYADDFISQFEDYLYTHYPWQYAYSFLSKEKMKMLAISIVTALGIIVFILLFSFFQNRKFKHAYLSYLFPIVLIALHIINLKWIYEYLTILNSPITWSGSIIFGFLFIGILAIISATLLYFLEKIFLKLRFNFSFQLLLKVVFTFAAFNLPLLVFIFLVDSNIKPDNLDFLESYFPWFIISIFLALGRGLLIYLNHISQSLVNEKDVELSRLKEANTQSELKLLQSHINPHFLYNALNSIAGLAYKSAEKTEKMALSLSNLFRYSINKKGQQMSTVKDEVLMVQNYLEIEKIRFGERLKFILEVDKTLENEAIPMYILQPLVENAIKHGVSQVRGEGLIVLEIKQEDDNLLIRVIDNGPDFSTGLVSGHGLQTVYDLLRLSYGDKATLHWENAPVKHISISIPKLYQNAKNIQNHYY
- a CDS encoding LytR/AlgR family response regulator transcription factor; this translates as MQKIYKTIIIDDEPPARERLLKLLKNFPDTFQVIALAEDAIDAQEKIEVLKPDLIFLDIEMPEVSGFDLLKRLKTIPIVIFCTAYDQYSLKAFDTNSIEYLLKPVSLERLQQSVNKLNLFGNNTTSQNVLALLEELTSK
- a CDS encoding LytTR family DNA-binding domain-containing protein: MKLEDISYFKADDRYVALYTKDEKYLIEEPLSQLEQKLPEYFLRVHKGVIINTEFVKNVQKYFNSRFIITLKDSTAITTGRSYNDAVKRWMNL
- a CDS encoding DUF6607 family protein translates to MKRLTLLPLLLLTFSLVTYGQTKKEKDQKAIKDMCGCYEIKFKYAETFSPNIAYEKAYDYRAHALEWAELITDKDDEISIQHLLVVNDTMVIKHWRQDWQFQNQNVFDYTAKNTWRVKELPKEHVKGQWAQKVYQVDDSPRYSGSATWVHVDGKRFWQNKTDAPLPRREYSKRSDYNIMARGNTVKLTDYGWLHEQDNDKIIRESGKDDALLAQEKGYNIYTKVADEKCKVARDWWKENNKVWKKVRQEWDNVFAENKEVKLKSKVDGKMLHQHLFALDNKASRKDIRTIINKFLN
- a CDS encoding TonB-dependent receptor plug domain-containing protein, translating into MILNKKYFCIYFSLFFLSYSVSQESTNLLNDSTKTENLDEVIITATRTIRQLSSLPMPAQIVSKKDIKRSNSIRLSDILNEQTGLITVPDFDGGEGIQLQGLDAQYTLIMVDGVPLVGRSAGTLDLSRITVGNIKQIEIVKGASSSLYGSDALGGVINIITDTPKTGFKGAVNYRMGTFNTNDLSTTINYKNKKLKAGVFFNRYRSDGYDLNKNDDLNTVEPFENYTLNAKITYNFSEATNLFISTKYFTQNQDYKASSTLKGESDINEWSSHLKLSHTYSEKWSSYFEFYTTQYKAKDFLDDENGSRFSDSYYNQLLIRPEIRGTYKLNDAHNFIGGLGLNHETLNRTDFTAQPEFNSPYVYLQYDGDLTKKINLILGARFDSHNKYKSQFSPKVAMRYEISDKFAVKSSVGYGFKAPDFRQLYFNFTNATVGYTILGYNAVSTTIPELESQGEIANIIVPISEFEAELHPENSISINVGLDYKLSAAIKLEMNLFRNHIDDLIDTRVIATKTNGQNVFSYYNVNQVYTQGLEFNTTWKPGNQIKISGGYQLLFAKDKTAEKAFKNGQVFARANPSSPSFQLKKQDYFGLYNRSRHMANLKLFYNIPQWDLDTNIRGTYRSKYGLFDTNGNTYLDAYDDFVDGYTIIDFAINKTIYKNYQLGFGIDNLFNFTDSQNISNIAGRIIYGKLNIQF